TTTACAATAAGACTATTAATCATACCCAGTACTTAACTCTAATACTTGagtgtttttcttttttttttttgtaatattgaatgttttttttttttttttattttttaccttaAAAGGAACCGGGATTCCAGGCCTTGCTCACCTGTGCAATCCGACACGGAATTCGAGATGCGTAAAATTGAACAACAACGCGAAGAAGTTAAAGAACGTGAGGATGATAAAAGTCATCAGCAAAGTTGGAGATGGGGTGAATTACCAAGTCCACCACTTGAAACATCTCACCCTCTTAATTCTGCTACAACTGTTATCCAACCAAATGAcggtaagtaaaaaaaaaatatttgtgctATTTTTAACCACAAAactcgaaattttattttatttattatcagttCATACAAtcatttataacaaatataataaactaaattaaacaaaattaaaaaaacaaaaaaaattaataataatacattatCACAAATTGCTTGTTACACTTTTTTCCACTAACCATATTTGCTAACGGCTTTTCCAATGGTAGCAGAGGCACAGCGTTCTATGCTCAGTGGTATGTTCTCCTTCATGAAGAAGACATCACGCGTAAGACACAATCCGGAATCCGAAGGAATTTACTTGAGTGATTTAAATGCAGATGAATTGGATCCTGAAGTCGCTGCCCTTTATTTTCCCTCTTCCCATCGCGGAACTACCGTAGCGAAAGGTATAACATTTATCGCTTATTCTCTGCATTACTATTGTTCTataattagtattatttattttttattattttaattacaatcatTGCAATTCATTATtacatacattaatttatatattaacatTCATTATCGTCTGGTGacagttgactaaaaaatcaGTTCTTATTCTCACtcttattcttttttattttttttaaattgtataaaaaaagtatacatGGTAGAAAACCCAATTACTGACACTGTTTTATTCAGTTATTTGCTTAACTTtcttaagggcattctcagataGTGCCcctcacttttttaaaatattcaatgactttgAATTGTCATGAGagtctgaaaattttattaattaatttcaaaaaaattaaagcataaattgaaaaaaaatacaacgcagttacaattCGCCGAGAtgtagatattttaaaaaattacttacagtcgTTATTAATTAGGAGTTGAATGacatttggtaaataaacttgagcatgaaaaatttgacatttaaattataatgttgaagattttattgaaattcaactcctaattgatgtcaactgtaaataattgtttttaaaatctgTCTCGAcaaaattgtaactgcgttgcccttttttcaattaatgcttaaatttttttttaattaattatcaaaattttaatacggtcaTCACAATtaaaagtcattgaatatttttaaaaagtgggggaggggggcactgtctgacaatggccttaaatatttttaaaatttagaaatattaaatacaataaattcgACTATAAAGtccataaaaattatataacatGTCAATAATTGGTACATTTGagtcataatataaaatattgtatatttattattaatattaaatataatagatATCTGACATACTTCGTattgtgtaaaaaattatatttattttatatatttacaaaaatttacgGGTTTTGTGGATGTtgaatgaatataaaaaattatgtagaCAAAACAAGTGATAAGACATTAAATATGTCTATTGCAGAAGGTAAACAAGTTGATGAAGAAGACACTGAATCTGGAAATGGTCCAAGTTTACCACAAAGTCCTAACAGTGTAGAAGGTGCTATTGGAGGTCCTAAATCATTGGACAGTGATTTCGAAGAATCTAAACAGTCATTATTCGACAATAATATCGATATAAGTTTATCACTATGCGGTGGTTTAGATATTGAAAATGGTCCAATTGATGAGTcatttcaacaaaatttactTCATTATGATGATCTCTGTAATGATACcaaattatatgaaaatccaaatttggttgttaaaataaatggtaaatattataattggACAACAGCCTGTCCAATAATTATGTCATTAGTCGCTTTTCAACGTGGTTTACCTCAACACACGATTGAAAATTTGTACGCGCAGTCTGGTTCTTTGCCAATTCATCAAGATAACAAAAAAGAAATAGCTAATAAGACAAACGAAGCAAGAAGTGGTTACAGTTCGTGGTTCTCGTGGAGACGTTCATCAACTCAGccgcctaaaaaaatttctgatgcCATTGGACAAGACGGGCATGATATTCCAATAGAAAATAATCAAGCTAATGAATCACCAGAGTCTGCTATTGATATTGAAGAAGTGGACTCACCATCTGcagagtaaatatttatttatttatttatgttttttttttttattattaaactagatcattaatgaattaattaaatgtaaatattttttatattctatttaaattttttagtcaagaaaaaaatgaagttgaAGAACAACAAGTGATGCTAGAAACCAAGGATTTGGATGAAAATTCATTGAATAATCTTGAAGGAAATCTAACAGCTCAATCATCAGTCGAACAAACTAATGAAAGGCCAGAAGGTGAAGGATACAGCGGAAGTGAAGATTCAGACAGTAATCCAAATGAAACTCAAGGAGTTAGAATACCAGAACGACGAAGACCTTACTATGAATCTGGTGAAAAATATCGTAAGACACTTCGACTTACGTCTgaacaaataaaaagtttgaatCTTAAAGAAGGACCCAATGAAGTTGTATTTAGTGTTACTACCGCTTATCAAGGTACATCTCGTTGCAAATGTCATATTTATCGATGGAAGTGGAATGACAAAATAGTCATATCTGATATTGATGGTACTATTACTAAATCCGATGTACTAGGACACATTCTACCAATAGTAGGAAAAGACTGGGCACAGTCGGGTGTTGCTCAACtctttactaaaattaaaaataatggttacaaattattgtatttatcaGCACGTGCTATTGGTCAAGCACGTGGTACACGACAGTATTTAAAGAGTATAAAACAAGATGATCTTTCACTTCCTGAAGGGCCTCTGCTTTTAAATCCAACTAGTCTACTATCTGCATTCCATCGGGAAGTTATTGAGAAAAAACCTgagcaatttaaaatatcttgtCTCAGTGATATTCAGGCACTATTTCCTGATGGTTCTAATCCATTTTACGCAGGATATGGCAATCGAATCaatgtaagtttttttttttatttacattttatttataatcgatcaattccatgagtcaatttgatgattttattttatcacagGATGTATGGGCTTATAGAGCTGTTGGTATTCCAATAACGCGGATTTTCACGATTAATCATCGCGGAGAATTGAAGCACGAGTTGACACAGACATTCCAGTCATCGTAAGTGAAATTATTGTCCatcattattgttgttattgtgattttatttatacaaataacaCTACAatgagttaaaattttaaccaaTTACTAACATCCACTAATATTTTGCACGCAATTgactaacaatttttttttttattaatattttgtaattaataaaataaacaattacatGGAATTAGGTACTAGCACACTAGCAAACTGACAGTATTAATAATCTCGAAAGTTGACATCgaggataaaataaaaatccataaatttaaaatggaaTGAATCTGATAGGAATCCGCCAACTTGCTATcagtataatttatttataaattttaataggaTTATTTGACAgggaaatatttatatgattgCAGCTATGCGTGTCAGAGTGATAGCGTCAATGACTTGTTCCCGCCTCTACCCAGAGCAACCATTCACTGATGACAACACAACCAtagacaatttttatttaacatttttttagacaatttatcaattatttattatgctgAATTTcgtgaaaatatttatgacagTGATTTTactagtattattatttaaataaataaaatgggaATCGCGTTTTAAGTATAGCTTTTTAGCTTGCATATACGGTATTTGGTTGTGCATCAACTTCTCCTTATTGTTTATAGGGTAAGCACTTGATAAATTAGCTTCGTTATATCGTTATCGATgctttttttcatataattttcattgcGTTCTTTATACACATTTTCacaataacatttttatttttttatccaattaAATCATCAGCTGAAACTGGCTTGCGTCATGGGATATGCTTTGGGTGAACAATTTAGCTATAAAACGCCTAGCTGACCAAttcattcattaaatatttctcCTTCAcagataataacaataatgaaacTCTGATTCCAACATCAATGTTTAACTCTACTCACATTACagtagaggtaccatttgtagcctgctctatttttggacatttaatacttaattttaattaatgaaaaagtataaaatgaaattttcattttaatagagggacaaaaatatctttgaaaatatgtaaaaagttaattatgcTGTTGcatcttttacaaattattctattcaaattttttaaatgtctaaaACTGGCCAAAAACGGTGCCTCTATCCTATAACTCAATATTttcagattattattatttttttaatgtttttttttaacttggaATAGATTTTAAAAGTACGAATTTAaaactgattaattattttttttaaattcatactaaaaattttcggaattttttattacaaaataattaaatatgaaattcaattgttaataattaattaatgtaatttttaaatactttatttattcatgtttttttttttaagaaaaaaaaaattttttaattatttataatatttcatggtaaaatatttttctttaatttttaaaaataactttcatgtttattaataataaaaactaatgttttaattcaattacatTCATTTCAGTCATcgtaataattatatcaaccataaattggtattttatatcaacaataaaaaaaaatcattaaaataataataataataattgtaaagagtaagtaaagaaaaaaaaagacgaataattattaattgatgttTCAGATATTCAAATATGAGTTACATCGTCGATCATTTATTCCCAGCATTGAGAGATGCATCTGATGAATTCAGTCACTTCTCATACTGGCGTGACCCCATTCCCGAATTGCCAAACCTCGATGATTTACTCATTGAAAATCAATCTACTcaataagaattatttta
The Microplitis mediator isolate UGA2020A chromosome 6, iyMicMedi2.1, whole genome shotgun sequence genome window above contains:
- the LOC130669851 gene encoding phosphatidate phosphatase LPIN3 isoform X4, giving the protein MYSMNYIGKFISNFRDFYNEINAATLTGAIDVIVVEQDDGSFTCSPFHVRFGKLGVLRSREKVVDIEINGEPRQIHMKLGDSGEAFFVEEVSSHGLENGTEIPPHLACSPIPDDNCFPPPRFHLLSDLPQEQHEKILRDSVLSIEREKLEQMSSLPVDQREKFLIEQFSDLPAEHREKWLQIASMTYEERSKIFEESLSAMSTRQKQQMIRDEYSALKIEDRERLFKENFPELPAEQRPKFEKALLNDWRRKEDDDEDEEKWKELNEITSQAEEEIFNMDNINEDEVKPVSTPKSFVAVTSSERIRKISVVNNDFRPITDDPSNNVREKISCDESSKVDKKSHVDEIVDEVKVQSSSSSKRKRRKKSIMKKKGAQRKASNGSSSQTEVSETETTQPTEESLSEPVLKSASPIVENETKATEDLPPQSDYHFFSDTEITKNRDSRPCSPVQSDTEFEMRKIEQQREEVKEREDDKSHQQSWRWGELPSPPLETSHPLNSATTVIQPNDEGKQVDEEDTESGNGPSLPQSPNSVEGAIGGPKSLDSDFEESKQSLFDNNIDISLSLCGGLDIENGPIDESFQQNLLHYDDLCNDTKLYENPNLVVKINGKYYNWTTACPIIMSLVAFQRGLPQHTIENLYAQSGSLPIHQDNKKEIANKTNEARSGYSSWFSWRRSSTQPPKKISDAIGQDGHDIPIENNQANESPESAIDIEEVDSPSADQEKNEVEEQQVMLETKDLDENSLNNLEGNLTAQSSVEQTNERPEGEGYSGSEDSDSNPNETQGVRIPERRRPYYESGEKYRKTLRLTSEQIKSLNLKEGPNEVVFSVTTAYQGTSRCKCHIYRWKWNDKIVISDIDGTITKSDVLGHILPIVGKDWAQSGVAQLFTKIKNNGYKLLYLSARAIGQARGTRQYLKSIKQDDLSLPEGPLLLNPTSLLSAFHREVIEKKPEQFKISCLSDIQALFPDGSNPFYAGYGNRINDVWAYRAVGIPITRIFTINHRGELKHELTQTFQSSYSNMSYIVDHLFPALRDASDEFSHFSYWRDPIPELPNLDDLLIENQSTQ
- the LOC130669851 gene encoding phosphatidate phosphatase LPIN3 isoform X3, whose amino-acid sequence is MYSMNYIGKFISNFRDFYNEINAATLTGAIDVIVVEQDDGSFTCSPFHVRFGKLGVLRSREKVVDIEINGEPRQIHMKLGDSGEAFFVEEVSSHGLENGTEIPPHLACSPIPDDNCFPPPRFHLLSDLPQEQHEKILRDSVLSIEREKLEQMSSLPVDQREKFLIEQFSDLPAEHREKWLQIASMTYEERSKIFEESLSAMSTRQKQQMIRDEYSALKIEDRERLFKENFPELPAEQRPKFEKALLNDWRRKEDDDEDEEKWKELNEITSQAEEEIFNMDNINEDEVKPVSTPKSFVAVTSSERIRKISVVNNDFRPITDDPSNNVREKISCDESSKVDKKSHVDEIVDEVKVQSSSSSKRKRRKKSIMKKKGAQRKASNGSSSQTEVSETETTQPTEESLSEPVLKSASPIVENETKATEDLPPQSDYHFFSDTEITKPCSPVQSDTEFEMRKIEQQREEVKEREDDKSHQQSWRWGELPSPPLETSHPLNSATTVIQPNDAEAQRSMLSGMFSFMKKTSRVRHNPESEGIYLSDLNADELDPEVAALYFPSSHRGTTVAKEGKQVDEEDTESGNGPSLPQSPNSVEGAIGGPKSLDSDFEESKQSLFDNNIDISLSLCGGLDIENGPIDESFQQNLLHYDDLCNDTKLYENPNLVVKINGKYYNWTTACPIIMSLVAFQRGLPQHTIENLYAQSGSLPIHQDNKKEIANKTNEARSGYSSWFSWRRSSTQPPKKISDAIGQDGHDIPIENNQANESPESAIDIEEVDSPSADQEKNEVEEQQVMLETKDLDENSLNNLEGNLTAQSSVEQTNERPEGEGYSGSEDSDSNPNETQGVRIPERRRPYYESGEKYRKTLRLTSEQIKSLNLKEGPNEVVFSVTTAYQGTSRCKCHIYRWKWNDKIVISDIDGTITKSDVLGHILPIVGKDWAQSGVAQLFTKIKNNGYKLLYLSARAIGQARGTRQYLKSIKQDDLSLPEGPLLLNPTSLLSAFHREVIEKKPEQFKISCLSDIQALFPDGSNPFYAGYGNRINDVWAYRAVGIPITRIFTINHRGELKHELTQTFQSSYSNMSYIVDHLFPALRDASDEFSHFSYWRDPIPELPNLDDLLIENQSTQ
- the LOC130669851 gene encoding phosphatidate phosphatase LPIN2 isoform X1, which encodes MYSMNYIGKFISNFRDFYNEINAATLTGAIDVIVVEQDDGSFTCSPFHVRFGKLGVLRSREKVVDIEINGEPRQIHMKLGDSGEAFFVEEVSSHGLENGTEIPPHLACSPIPDDNCFPPPRFHLLSDLPQEQHEKILRDSVLSIEREKLEQMSSLPVDQREKFLIEQFSDLPAEHREKWLQIASMTYEERSKIFEESLSAMSTRQKQQMIRDEYSALKIEDRERLFKENFPELPAEQRPKFEKALLNDWRRKEDDDEDEEKWKELNEITSQAEEEIFNMDNINEDEVKPVSTPKSFVAVTSSERIRKISVVNNDFRPITDDPSNNVREKISCDESSKVDKKSHVDEIVDEVKVQSSSSSKRKRRKKSIMKKKGAQRKASNGSSSQTEVSETETTQPTEESLSEPVLKSASPIVENETKATEDLPPQSDYHFFSDTEITKNRDSRPCSPVQSDTEFEMRKIEQQREEVKEREDDKSHQQSWRWGELPSPPLETSHPLNSATTVIQPNDAEAQRSMLSGMFSFMKKTSRVRHNPESEGIYLSDLNADELDPEVAALYFPSSHRGTTVAKEGKQVDEEDTESGNGPSLPQSPNSVEGAIGGPKSLDSDFEESKQSLFDNNIDISLSLCGGLDIENGPIDESFQQNLLHYDDLCNDTKLYENPNLVVKINGKYYNWTTACPIIMSLVAFQRGLPQHTIENLYAQSGSLPIHQDNKKEIANKTNEARSGYSSWFSWRRSSTQPPKKISDAIGQDGHDIPIENNQANESPESAIDIEEVDSPSADQEKNEVEEQQVMLETKDLDENSLNNLEGNLTAQSSVEQTNERPEGEGYSGSEDSDSNPNETQGVRIPERRRPYYESGEKYRKTLRLTSEQIKSLNLKEGPNEVVFSVTTAYQGTSRCKCHIYRWKWNDKIVISDIDGTITKSDVLGHILPIVGKDWAQSGVAQLFTKIKNNGYKLLYLSARAIGQARGTRQYLKSIKQDDLSLPEGPLLLNPTSLLSAFHREVIEKKPEQFKISCLSDIQALFPDGSNPFYAGYGNRINDVWAYRAVGIPITRIFTINHRGELKHELTQTFQSSYSNMSYIVDHLFPALRDASDEFSHFSYWRDPIPELPNLDDLLIENQSTQ
- the LOC130669851 gene encoding phosphatidate phosphatase LPIN2 isoform X2 encodes the protein MYSMNYIGKFISNFRDFYNEINAATLTGAIDVIVVEQDDGSFTCSPFHVRFGKLGVLRSREKVVDIEINGEPRQIHMKLGDSGEAFFVEEVSSHGLENGTEIPPHLACSPIPDDNCFPPPRFHLLSDLPQEQHEKILRDSVLSIEREKLEQMSSLPVDQREKFLIEQFSDLPAEHREKWLQIASMTYEERSKIFEESLSAMSTRQKQQMIRDEYSALKIEDRERLFKENFPELPAEQRPKFEKALLNDWRRKEDDDEDEEKWKELNEITSQAEEEIFNMDNINEDEVKPVSTPKSFVAVTSSERIRKISVVNNDFRPITDDPSNNVREKISCDESSKVDKKSHVDEIVDEVKVQSSSSSKRKRRKKSIMKKKGAQRKASNGSSSQTEVSETETTQPTEESLSEPVLKSASPIVENETKATEDLPPQSDYHFFSDTEITKNRDSRPCSPVQSDTEFEMRKIEQQREEVKEREDDKSHQQSWRWGELPSPPLETSHPLNSATTVIQPNDEAQRSMLSGMFSFMKKTSRVRHNPESEGIYLSDLNADELDPEVAALYFPSSHRGTTVAKEGKQVDEEDTESGNGPSLPQSPNSVEGAIGGPKSLDSDFEESKQSLFDNNIDISLSLCGGLDIENGPIDESFQQNLLHYDDLCNDTKLYENPNLVVKINGKYYNWTTACPIIMSLVAFQRGLPQHTIENLYAQSGSLPIHQDNKKEIANKTNEARSGYSSWFSWRRSSTQPPKKISDAIGQDGHDIPIENNQANESPESAIDIEEVDSPSADQEKNEVEEQQVMLETKDLDENSLNNLEGNLTAQSSVEQTNERPEGEGYSGSEDSDSNPNETQGVRIPERRRPYYESGEKYRKTLRLTSEQIKSLNLKEGPNEVVFSVTTAYQGTSRCKCHIYRWKWNDKIVISDIDGTITKSDVLGHILPIVGKDWAQSGVAQLFTKIKNNGYKLLYLSARAIGQARGTRQYLKSIKQDDLSLPEGPLLLNPTSLLSAFHREVIEKKPEQFKISCLSDIQALFPDGSNPFYAGYGNRINDVWAYRAVGIPITRIFTINHRGELKHELTQTFQSSYSNMSYIVDHLFPALRDASDEFSHFSYWRDPIPELPNLDDLLIENQSTQ